In one Nicotiana tomentosiformis chromosome 6, ASM39032v3, whole genome shotgun sequence genomic region, the following are encoded:
- the LOC138893998 gene encoding uncharacterized protein — translation MDLEAAGKKRLLQLNELDESRLHSYENAKLYKEKTKRWHDKHIKPRHFESGQQVLSFNSRLRLFPGKLKSRWTGPFEVVRVTPYSAIELRALNGERNFLVNGHRVKQYWGGIIDREKTKVVLADE, via the coding sequence ATGGACCTTGAAGCCGCGGGGAAGAAAAGACTCTTGCAGTTGAATGAGTTAGATGAATCCAGGCTGCACTCGTATGAAAATGCTAAGCTTtacaaagaaaagacaaaaagatgGCATGACAAGCATATCAAACCGCGTCACTTCGAGTCAGGCCAACAGGTATTATCGTTCAATTCTAGACTAAGGCTATTTCCTGGAAAGTTAAAATCGAGATGGACAGGCCCGTTTGAGGTAGTGAGAGTCACTCCTTATAGTGCAATTGAGTTGCGAGCTTTGAATGGTGAAAGAAATTTTTTGGTGAATGGACATAGAGTAAAGCAGTATTGGGGAGGAATAATTGATCGTGAGAAGACCAAGGTTGTACTCGCTGATGAGTAA